In a genomic window of Gossypium arboreum isolate Shixiya-1 chromosome 7, ASM2569848v2, whole genome shotgun sequence:
- the LOC108470003 gene encoding BTB/POZ domain-containing protein At3g44820: MAPAKVSGFYKHGNDWFFNAGLPSDLTIIVDGVNFHLHKFPLMSKCGKIASIFEELKSTHDKIFTTKLEEFPGGPDAFLFAAKFCYGIRVEFTARNIIMVYCAADFLEMTDEYGEDNLLLKSENFLHKNVLRNWKDCILALQSCESCMPRAEKLHILKKCLNAVSMMVCTDPSLFGWPMMMYGSLQSPGGSILWNGINTGARIRSAESDWWFEDISYFSVGLFERLIKTMEERGIRCELLAGAIMYYARKYLPGLGRWQSTQGGKARTVASFSLTPATVDQKVLLESIETLLPKKKGKSFCRFLLGLLRVASILGVNQTCQDSLERRIGMQLELASLDGLLIPSYSDSDTLYNTDCVERIVRHFVSLESGLTLFSPPSLDLESSPSSEPLRKVARLMDSYLAEVASDVNLKPGKLCTLAEVLPESSRPLHDGLYRALDIYFKAHPWLSDGEKEELCNIIDYQKLSVDACAHASQNERLPLRVILQVLFFEQMHLRMALAGCLNVLEAESAPTGQGEIAGNATAGQIVQRDGWVTVVRENRVLKVDMEKMRSRVGELEEEFSKIKQEMKRVTKSHSSLSSPRLVARKFGCKLLAKSSDAQTDVAGSTGPTPRPSVEQACSSRNSRHRKSFSLF; this comes from the exons TTTCCTCTCATGTCGAAATGTGGGAAGATTGCTTCCATCTTTGAAGAACTAAAGAGTACCCACGATAAGATTTTTACCACAAAGCTTGAAGAATTCCCTGGTGGCCCAGACGCTTTTTTGTTTGCAGCAAAATTTTGCTATGGCATTAGAGTGGAATTTACAGCAAGAAATATAATAATGGTCTACTGTGCCGCTGACTTCCTTGAGATGACGGATGAGTATGGGGAAGATAATTTACTTTTGAAGTCTGAGAACTTCCTCCACAAAAATGTACTTCGCAACTGGAAGGATTGTATATTGGCTTTACAAAGTTGCGAGTCATGCATGCCGAGGGCAGAAAAGCTCCACATATTAAAGAAATGTTTGAATGCTGTATCCATGATGGTTTGTACGGATCCTAGTTTGTTTGGTTGGCCTATGATGATGTACGGTAGCCTACAGAGCCCTGGTGGAAGCATTCTATGGAATGGAATAAACACTGGGGCGAGAATAAGAAGTGCAGAATCTGATTGGTGGTTCGAAGACATCTCATATTTCAGTGTAGGTTTATTTGAAAGACTCATTAAAACAATGGAAGAAAGGGGTATAAGATGTGAACTTCTAGCAGGTGCCATAATGTACTATGCAAGAAAGTATCTACCAGGTCTGGGCCGATGGCAGAGCACGCAGGGTGGCAAAGCCAGAACAGTTGCAAGTTTTAGCCTGACTCCTGCCACTGTTGATCAGAAAGTTTTATTGGAAAGCATTGAAACACTTCTTCCAAAAAAGAAGGGCAAGTCCTTCTGCCGGTTTTTACTTGGACTTCTTCGTGTTGCATCGATATTAGGTGTCAATCAAACATGCCAGGATTCTTTGGAGAGGAGAATTGGAATGCAGCTGGAACTGGCTAGCCTCGATGGTCTTTTGATTCCTTCATACTCAGATTCTGATACCCTATATAATACTGATTGTGTTGAACGGATCGTCCGTCATTTTGTGTCCTTGGAATCAGGGTTAACATTATTTTCACCACCATCATTAGACCTAGAGTCATCACCATCATCTGAACCCTTAAGAAAAGTTGCCAGGTTAATGGATAGTTATCTTGCAGAAGTTGCTTCTGATGTAAATTTGAAACCCGGAAAGTTATGTACTCTTGCAGAGGTCCTTCCAGAATCTTCAAGACCTTTGCATGATGGTCTATACAGAGCACTGGACATTTATTTCAAG GCACATCCTTGGCTTTCTGATGGAGAAAAGGAAGAACTTTGCAATATCATTGACTACCAGAAACTTTCCGTTGATGCTTGTGCCCATGCTTCCCAAAATGAAAGACTGCCACTCAGAGTCATTCTGCAAGTCTTGTTCTTTGAGCAAATGCATTTAAGAATGGCTTTAGCCGGCTGTCTCAATGTCTTGGAAGCTGAAAGTGCCCCTACAGGTCAAGGGGAGATAGCTGGTAATGCGACAGCCGGCCAGATCGTGCAAAGAGATGGATGGGTGACAGTTGTACGTGAAAACCGAGTCTTAAAGGTGGATATGGAAAAAATGAGGTCTAGAGTAGGAGAGCTTGAAGAGGAATTCAGTAAAATAAAGCAAGAGATGAAAAGGGTGACAAAATCACATAGCTCACTCAGTTCACCCCGTCTAGTTGCCCGGAAATTCGGATGCAAGCTCCTTGCGAAATCCTCAGATGCTCAAACAGATGTTGCTGGAAGCACGGGACCAACTCCA